The sequence below is a genomic window from Candidatus Bathyarchaeota archaeon.
AAGATGAAGGAACCTGTGGAGATTGTAATCGCCAATACAGGTGTAACGGCTAGCACCTCAAAAGTAGTTGCTGAAGTAAAACAGCGAAGAGAAGAGCAACCTAAGAAATTCGATCAAATTTTCGAGAAGTATAAACAATTGGTTGTTGAAGCTCGGGAAGCTCTAATTGAGAATCACCTTGAAAAACTTGGAAAACTCATGGACGAAAACCAGGAATTACTTAGACAGATAGATGTATCTTCTACTGAACTGGAAAATTTAATAAATATTGCCATGAACCAAGGGGCTTTAGGTGCAAAACTAACTGGAACTGGTAGAGGTGGAAATATGGTTGTATTAACTCCTGGTAAAGAACTACAGGAGAGGATTTACGATGTTTTCTCGAAACAAGGTTATCCAGCCTGGAAGACACTTATTGGAATTTAATATATGGGCTAGTAATTAAGGAAAATCGGATGTGTGTATATGGGATTTAGGGAGCATATCAATAAATTATCTGATGAAGGAAAGCTTGTAAAAGTGGAAAAAGAAATTTCTAAAAGACTTGAGATCTCCGGCCTGCTGAAAGAAATGGAGCCAACTCCTGTTATATTTGAAAAGGTCAGGGAATCAATTTTTAGAGTCGTAGGTAACCTTTTTTGCAACAAGGACTCCATAGGTAACTATCTTGGAGTTTCCACTAACGATCTGATACCTACAATGACTAATGCAATAGAAAACTGTAATGAACCCGAGAGAGTCAAGGATCCACCTTGCCAAGAGGAAGAGATGAAAGTGGATTTAGATCTGCTTCCGATGATGTTCCACTGTGAAAGAGATGGAGGCAACTACATAAGCTCGGCGGTGGTTATAGCAAGAGATCCGGACTTTGGGCAGAATATGGATTTCCATAGAGCGATGCAATTTGAAAAGAATAAAATGAGCGTTAGGATAGTAAAGGGACGACATTTTCATAAATTTTTAGAAAAGAACGATGAGCTAGAGGTTGCGTTTTGTATTGGAAATTCGCCAAACATCTTAGTGGCAGCTGCAACATCAGTGGACATCGGCGTGGACGAACTATGGATAGCGAATGCATTGGAAGAGCTTAAAGTTACGAAGGCGAAGAGTATAGACCTGTATGTTCCTGCTGAATGTGAATTCATCTTAGAGGGTAAAGTCTATTTGGATGAGAAGCATGAAGAGGGACCTTTTGTTGATCTTACAGAAACCTATGACGTGGTTAGAATGGAACCTGTCTTTGAGGTAAAAAAGATCACGCATAGGAAGGGAGCAATATGGCAGGCTCTCTTACCAGGTGCATTGGAACATAAAGTTCTAATGGGTATGCCTCGGGAACCTACGATATTTAAGATGGTGAACAAAGCTGGTGTGAAATGTCTGGATGTGAATGTAAACCCTGGTGGATGTTGTTGGCTTCATGCCATAGTAAAAATCGACAAGCGAAATGAGGGTGATGGAAAACAGGCTATTGAAGCAGCTTTTAAAGGTCATAAAAGTTGTAAGCATGTATTCATTGTTGATAAGGACATAGATATATATGACCCGCTTAATGTGGAGTGGGCTCTGGCAACGAGATTTCAAGGGGATGTAGATCTAATAATTAAGGATAAGGAACCTGGAAGTAGTCTAGACCCAAGCGCTGAACCTGGGACCAAGATGACAACCAAAATGGGTTTTGATAGTACCGCTCCTTTAAAGGTATTAAAAGGTAAGAATTTTGAAAAAGCCGACTATCCAAAAGTAGAAGTCACTAAATACGTTCATAGGTGAATAGTTTGCAACTTGATTCGAAAGAAGTGGAGATGCTTGAGGGCAAGTACGGTAAGGCAGCCAAGAAGAGTATGGAGATTATAACGACTTTAGGGGAGATTTACGGCGCAAACAGACTGGTGGATGTCAGTTCCGTACAGGTTGCTGGTGTAAGTTACGCAAACCTTGGCGAAGCGGGACTAGAGTTCCTAAATGAGATGGCTGAGGACGGCAAGACCAAGGTCTTGACGACTTTAAATCCAGCGGGCATGGATCTAGAGAACTGGAGAGACTTGGGAATAGATTCAAAATTTGCCAAAAATCAAAAAAGAGTTATCGAAGCCTTCGAAAAGATGGGTATAATATCCACTTGCACATGTACACCATACTTTATAGGCAACCTCCCCCACTTTGGTGAACATGTGGCATGGTCTGAATCTAGTGCTGTTTGTTATGCCAATTCTGTTTTAGGTGCGAGAACCAATAGAGAAGGAGGGCCTAGCGCCTTAGCAGCTGCTTTAACAGGGAAAACTGCGGAATATGGGCTCCATTTAGATGAGAATCGTCAGGCTGAATTGACTATAGTTGTGGAGGCGCAAATCTCTAAAACCTTTAGATTTGGAGCCCTAGGGAAAGTTATTGGAGATGGAGCGGAAGGGAAGATAGTCTATATTAGAGGCATCCCCAAGGCATCTGTTGAAGAGTTAAAATCTTTCTGTGCGAGTGTTGCAACCTATGGAGGGATCCCCATGTTCCATATGGAGGGAATCACCCCTGAATGCAAATCCACCCCGATTCCAGAGGAAGCCATAACCATAAGAGAAAGCGATATAGATACGGTGATTGAAGAATTAACAGATGATTCTGAAGTAGACTTCATCAGTATAGGATGTCCTCACTGTTCTATCAGTGAAATCGCTAAGATCGCTGAGTTTCTAAAAGACAAGAAGGTGAAGAAGGAGTTGTGGATAACCACAGCGCGCCCGATCAAAGAGATCGCGGATAGGATGGGCTATAGTAAGGTCATCGAGGCCTCTGGCGCAAAGTTTGCTTGCGACACTTGCTGCGTAGTAGCACCTATCAAAGGCAGATTCAAGACTTTATGCACAGACTCCGCTAAGGGATGTTACTATGCCAGGGGAAAGAATAAGTTTAACACAAAGCTGAATTCAATAGAGGAATGTTTGGAGGCCGCGTTAAATTGAAACTTAAAGGTAGAACAATCTTTAAGGGTAAAGCTAGAGGGGAGGCCATAATTACAAGCCAAAGTATAAGTTTTTACGGCGGGGTAGATCCAGAGACTGGTGTAGTAACTGAGAAAGGTCATGAGATAGAGGGAAAGAGTATAGCCGGAAAGATCTTTGTCTTTCCAATTGGAAAAGGGTCTACCGTGGGATCCTACACTATCTATAGACTCAAAAAGAGCGGTAAAGCTCCAGCGGCAATCATTAATAAGAGCTGTGATCCAATCGTGGCTGTTGGGTGTATAATATCGGAGATTGCTTGCATTGATCAAATAGAAATCGAAAAGATACCAGTGGGAGCCCTTTTAGAAGTCGATGCCGAAAATGCAACAATCGATGTCAAAGATCCAAACATTAGTTGAATACCAATTCTCCGCTAATACGCACTCCTTAAAACTTCATGTAGTTAAAATGATATGATCGGATAAACCCCATCTATAATAGGATATAGCGTGTGCTTGCAACAATAATGATATATGGAAGTGTTAAACACTAAGATGATTGACCCCACTGAGAAAAGAAAGGAAAGCCACCTTGAGATAGCACTAAAAAAGGAAGTAGAATGTGAAAAGCTCACAGGTTTTGAAGACGTTCATTTATTACATAATTCATTACCAGATGTTTCTCTAGAAGAAATAGACTTATCGACCAAAATTACCAATCATAAGCTGTCAGCTCCTATGTTAATAGAATCTATGACTGGCGGTACAGAAAAAGCTAGAAAAGTGAATTCCAATTTAGCTATGGTAGCTGAAGAATTAAATATAGCTATAGGTGTAGGTAGCCAAAGAGCAGCTATAGAAAATCCGAAATTGATAGACACATTCAAGATTGTTAGACAAAAGGCTCCCACAGCTTTTATATTTGCTAATATCGGAGCCCCTCAATTAATAAAGGGATATGGAATCGAAAAAATCCAAGAAGCTATTGAAATGATTGATGCGAACGCATTATTTATTCATTTAAATCCATTGCAAGAAGTAATTCAGTTTGAAGGAGACACGGACTTTAGGGGATTATCGTCCAAGATAGGAACAATTTGTGATAGCTTAAAGATTCCTGTCTTCGTGAAAGAAACTGGGGCAGGAATATCAATGGAAGTAGCCAAGATTCTGGAAAAGACTGGAGTTACTGGAATAAATGTAGCTGGGTATGGCGGAACAAACTGGGCATATGTAGAATATTGCAGGGCAATGGAAAAAAAGGACAAACTTCGTAAGCGATTAGGAAAGATATTTATGGACTGGGGCATTCCAACTGCCGTAAGTGTATTTGAAGTAAGTAAGAGCACAAAACTTACCATCATAGCTTCAGGCGGCATCAGAAATGGTCTTCATATAGCAAAATCTCTAGCACTAGGTGCAAATCTAGCTGGTATGGCATTGCCATTGTTAAGAAGCGCATCCAAAGGAGTAAATTCACTTAAGAATTCATTACTATATACAATTGAAGAGCTCAGAACAGCAATGTTTCTAACTGGAGTTAAAAAAATCGAAAAAATGAGAAAAGTACCTGTAGTCATTACCGGAACTACAGGAGAATGGTTAACTCACCGTGGATTTGATTTGAAATCATTTTCAAAGGTCAAATAATATTCAGAACGATTAAGTAGTATTTTTAATTATTAAACCAACTTAATAAGATTAAAACACTGCTATACAAACGTTTGATATTAATCTTTTACAATGGTGAAAAAAATGCAAAAAACATCAAAGATATCTGGATTCTACAATTTATCCCCAGAGAAGAGATTGGATGTAATTAAAGACTTAGTCAAGCTAACAGATGAGGAAATAAACCTCTTGAAAAAGACTGGCGCATTAAATATAGAGCAAGCCAATCGTATGATCGAGAATGTAATAGGAACGATGCCGGTTACTCTCGGAATTGCTACGAATTTCCTAATCAATAAAAAAGATTATTTAATTCCAATGGCAATTGAGGAACCTTCTGTAGTAGCAGCTGCAAGCAATTTAGCTAAAATGGCTAGATCTAAAGGAGGTTTTTTTACAAGTAGTACAGAACCAATAATGATAGGGCAAATCCAAGTAGTTGATGTTCCAGATCCATTTGGATCAAGAATGGAAGTATTATCTGTTAAACAGAGAATATTAGAAAAAGCTAATGAACAGGATCCTATTTTGGTATCTAAAGGTGGAGGCGCCAAAGATTTAAGGGCAAAGGTATTGAATACAATAGCCGGCCCGATGGTGATAGTTGAAATTCTTGTTGATTGTAGAGATGCAATGGGAGCAAACGCAGTAAATACAATGGCAGAAGCCGTAGCTCCAATTATAGAAGAAGTGACCAAAGGTAGAGTCTATTTAAGAATAATTTCAAACTTAGCTACAGAGAGATTAGCAAGAGCAAAAGCAGTTTTTTCAAAAGAAGCTCTTGGCGGAGAAGAAGTCATTGAGGGTATACTTAATGCGCATGCATTTGCACTTGCAGATCCTTATAGATGTGCCACTCATAATAAAGGAATAATGAATGGGATAACGGCGGTTGTATTAGCTACTGGAAATGATACTAGAGCAGTAGAGTCTGGGGCTCATGCATATGCTGCAAGAACTGGAAATTATATACCATTGACTTCTTGGGAGAAGAATGGAGATGGGAATTTAGTAGGTACAATTGAAGTACCAGTTGCAGTTGGACTGGTTGGTGGTGCAGCGGCTGTCCATCCAATAGCTAAGATAGCTATAAAAATTCTTGGTATTAAAACGGCACCTGAACTAGGAGAAGTAATAGCTGCAGTTGGTTTAGCTCAGAATTTAGCTGCTCTTAGAGCTTTGGCAGCAGAAGGAATACAATCAGGACATATGAAATTGCATGCGAGAAACATTGCTCATATGGCTGGTGCTAAGGGAAAGCAAGCGGATAAAATTGCAGAAAGAATGGTAAAAGAGAAGAAGATTAGAATTGATTTTGCAGAGGAATTGCTTAAAGAGAGGAATTAAAAAAACTTACATAAATCACAAATCCTAAAAAAATCTATAATTGCATTTTAAACTTGACAAATGTACGTTCTTCTAATGGAATGGGAGTTAATTAGCATGCCTCAGTGGGTTGAAAATTATTTAATGAAGAGGATCCGAGAAAAAGGAACATTACACTTTACATTGATTGACCCTGATGAGACAGACGATGAAGCAGCAATTGAAATATCTGAATGTGCAGAGAAGGCTGGTTCTTCAGGAGTATTGGTTGGAGGTAGCACAGTTGCATCAGTACAGGATTTGGATAGTATTGTTAAAAGAATTAAGGATTCTATAAACATTCCAGTAATACTTTTTCCAAATGGAATAACAGGCATAAGTAGATATGCAGATGCCATTTTTTTTAGTTCTCTATTAAATTCAAATAATCCATATTATATTACAGGAGCTCAAGCTCTTGGAGCGCCTTTGGTAAGAAAATTCGGATTAGAGTCAATTTCCTTAGGATATATTATTGTTGGCGATGGTGGAGCCGCTGGATTCGTTGGTCAAGCCAATCCAATACCTTATAATAAGCCAGAATTGGCTTCGATATATGCTTTGGCTGCCCAATATATAGGAATGCGTTTCGTATACCTTGAAGCTGGGTCTGGAGCATCTCTTCCTGTACCAGAAGATATGATAGTGAAGGTAAAAAAACTTGTTAATATTCCAATAATTGTTGGTGGTGGCATAAAGTCAACTAAAGAAGCAAAAATAGCCGTAAAGGCTGGCGCTGATATCATTGTAACAGGTTCCATTGTAGAAAACGTCTCTCTTGATAATTTAAAAAAGATAATTTCATCCATCAATGAGTTGAAACTTAAACGTTGATAGGAGGCAGCATTCTTAATTTCAAGATTTTCAAGTAATTTGTTAATAGAAAAAACAACGCCTTATTATCGAATAATTCAAAAATTAGGATTTCCTTCAATTGGATTAATTGTTCTAGCATTATTTTTAATTAATCTAGGCGGAAGTAGTTTTACTTTTTTTTTGAGCGAAGGGAATTTCGAAAACTTACTAAGAGGTATCTATTTTGGAATTATAGCTTTATCATTTCCTTCCTTGATTTCTGATATGATTTCTAGTCACTTTTTACTGAGGAACGATTCTCTTTTCAATTTAAGAAGATGTATTGCATTATCTCTTTTTTCATGCACTATCTGGGTTTTTATTCTCTTTTTTGGTTTTATCTTGAATTATTTGATACCTTCTTTTACAATTCCTGAAAATGCCTTCTATCTGGGCTTATTTATCATCCTGCCTTTTAGGTTTACATCCATACTCACAATGTCAGAAAGCAATCTTTTGGAGAAAATTCTTTTTTCAATCTCACAACCATTGTTGTGTATAATGGCATCTAAATTGTTCTTCAATATACCTTTGAATTATACTCTTCTTCTCTTCATTTTGAGCGCTACGATATCATTTGTTTTGGCTTACTTTATAATGCATTATATAGAATCACATGGCTTAAAGAAAATAGGAGCTTCTCCTACTGAGGGTTTCAGAGCTTTTCTTGTTGCCTGGTTGGATAGGAAAAATGTAAAGCTTGAAAAATTTCTTAGTAGGTTGGGTGTAGAACGAAATATATCAGTTACAGTTCTTCAATTTAGAAGTAAATTTACGAAAAAACTGAAGGGAATCATGGTAGTTTCAAATTTCCATCCCGGTCCTTTTATGAATGTTGGCAGTAGCATTCTGCCCTATATGATCCAAAATTTCTTTGAAAAAAAGACAAAGGCAAAAATTGCAGTCCCTCATGGAATATCTGGCCATGAGAGAAATCTTGTCTCTCAAAAGCAAAATCAAAAAGTAATTAGAGCTATTGAAAGATTATTATTGAATGATAATTTTTCAAGCAAAGCATCGCCTTTGGTAATGAACATATCAAAAAAAGGATTTGCACAAGCTAATTGTCAAATATTCGATAATTGTGCTTTTATTACTTTGAGCCAATCACCTGAGGATATGGAAGATATACCTTTGGAAATTGGTTCAGTTATTTCTAATGAAGCTAGGAATTATTTCAATTTAGTGGCTGTCATCGATGCCCATAATTCCATTGAGAAAATTAGACACTATTCTGATCAAGAACTTTCCAATTTTAAGGAAAGTGCTTTCCATGTAATTCATGAAGTTGCAAAAACTAAAACCCGAAAATTCAGATTTGGATCTGCGAAGAAAATCATAAAAGATTTTACTCTCCAAGATGGTTTTGGTCCTGGGGGAATATCTATTTTTTTAGTCGAAGTTAATGATAAATTAACAGCTTATATCACAATCGATGGCAATAATATGGTTCCTGGACTAAGGGATAGAATTCTTAAATCTATTAATGAAATTGGTGTAAAAAATGGCGAAGTAATGACAACAGACACTCATATGGTCAATGGATTGGTTTCTGCTAAGTTGGGATATCATCCAGTTGGAGAAGTAATTAATGAAGCATTATTAATAAAGAAAATAAAAGATGCGACTATAGAAGCTAAGAGAGACCTTGAGAAGGCAGAAATAGCTGTTTCTTCTGAAGAAATAAAAGTGAAAAGTTTAGGGTCAGAGATGTTCAATAAATTGCTCGGCTTCATGTATGATACTGCCAAAAAAATTTCAGCTTATTTACTAGTATCTATTTTCGGATTATCGGCTATTGGCATAATTCTATTGAAATGAAATTGAGAGAAGATTTCTGAATGAGAATTCACCGCATGCAACTCCCAAGAGAGGTAATAGTTGGGACGAATGTTCTTGGAAAGATTGGGGAAATGTGTAAAGGACTCGGATTCCATAATAAGATCATTGTTGTTACGGGCCCTAATGTTTATAAGATCATCTCGAATTCGATCGATGAATCTCTGATTAAAGAAAATTTCGATATAGATTATGTAATAATTGAAGAATCTACACAAGATTATGTGGAGCTAGTCGAAGAAAAGATCGATAAAGTTAAACCGGAAGTTATTCTTGGGGCTGGTGGAGGAAAAGACATAGACGTTGCAAAACAAGGTGCGGCCAATTGCAACACTCCTTTTATAAGCATACCTACAGCAGCCTCTCATGACGGTATTGCAAGTTCACATGCATCGATTAAGGGATTCAAACAGCCCTTTTCCAAAAAGAACCAAGCTCCTATTGCAATAATAGCAGATCTCGACTTGATAATCAAGTCTCCCTATAGATTAATTGCTAGTGGTTGCGGCGATGTTATAGCAAAATATACAGCAATTAAAGATTGGGAATTAGCTAAGAAAATTAAGGATGAGTATTATGGAGACTATGCTGCAAATTTAGCTTTGATGAGTGCAAAATTAGTCACAGAAAGCGCTAATGAAATTAGAGCCAAGAAAGAAGATGCTTACAGAACTGTTGTTGAAGCCTTAATAAGTTGTGGTGTAGCGATGAGTATAGCAGGTAGTAGCAGACCTTGTAGTGGCTCTGAACATTTGTTCGCACATGCATTAGATTCATTAATAGATAATAATGCTTTACATGGTGAAAAATGTGCGGTAGGTACCATATTGTGTTCATATCTTCAAAAAGGAAATTGGAAGATGGTTAGAAGAGTTCTTAGGGTTATCGGCACTCCAGTAAATGCAGAGGAATTAGATTTAGATGGTGATGTAATTGTTAAAGCTTTACTAATTGCTCCTAAAATTAGACCTGATAGATATACGATATTAAATTCTAAAAAGCTGAACAAAAGAAAAGCTGAAGAAATAACAAAAATTACAAAAGTAGTAGATTAAAAATAATGTTTTTAAGTACTCCCTAATGTTTCAGTACTTCTAACGCCTTCTAAAGAATTAATTTCTCCTGTTAGTTCTTTTAATTCTCTATAATCATTAACTTTAACAAAAGCGACTATGTCCCATCTTCCAGATACCATGTACGCTTTCTCAACCTGTTTAATTTTCTTTATTGACTCAAGTATCTCAACAATTTTTGTTGGAGTAGTTTTAACTAATATGCATGCATCTAACATTTTGAATTTCAATCCTTTTTTACTTCAATTAAAGTCTCTGTGAAAACAATCCCCGCAATTCGCCCCATTCTTAGAATAATCTCGCTGAGGTTCTCATAGTTGCTCGCCTCTACATCTGCAACTACATCATATCTTCCAAGTACAGCGAATGCATTTTTCACTTCATAAAATTGTTTTATACGATCTACCACTTCATCATATCTTCCTCGTTCAGTTCGAATTAAAACACATGCCAATATCAAATGCAATACCTCTTGTTATCATTATGTTTTATTTTATAATTATGTATACAATGTTTGCTATTAAATTTCTCTGTAATAAATTAATTTATTAACAATGAATTTTTTAGCTTTTTATTGAATAACGGATCTTAGCTTATTATGCATATTAAAATCAAATTTGCGACCTCTAATTCCCACAAAGTAAGTGAAGTAAAAGAAATACTTTCTCACCACTCGTTTTCTGTAGAGCACATAAACTTGAAAGTTCCTGAGATACAATCAGATAATTTAGAGGAAATTGCAAAAGCATCTTCAATTGAGGTTGTAAAAAGAGAACATGTACCAATATTTGTTGAAGATTCTGGTTTGTTCGTAAAAAATCTAAATGGATTTCCAGGACCCTATTCCTCATATGTTCTGAAAACAATTGGTAATACTGGAATTTTAAAGCTTATGATAAATATAAGAAAAAGGGAAGCTACTTTCAAAAGCGTAATTGCATTTTGTAATGAAAAACTTTCATCAAACATCTTTGTAGGGGAAGTAAATGGCGTTATTTCTGGAAAAAAAAGAGGTGAAATATGGGGTTTTGATCCAATTTTCATCCCAAAAGGAATGGAAGAAACTTTTGCAGAGATGCCTGTTAAGAAGAAGAATGATTTATCTCATAGAAAAAAAGCTTTAGAAAAATTCGTTTATTGGTATAAGAATAGGCATTAGGGAAAAGATACAGCTAAACTTCTCTTTGAATAAAATACCTACCTCTTCTCTCAATCTGCTCAGTTTTTTTAAGAACATTATTAGCTACATTTATTCCAATTTCTTTTGAATAGCCAACCTTAATTTTTGTAAAACAGTTTTCTGCGTATTCATGATGTGTGCTGAATAAAGTCCTTCTTAATAAGTGCAGATCCACACCCATATCTTCTATTTTATCTGATTGAAAGCTCAAACCAAAATCTATGAAAAAAATTCTCTCATAATCAGAGATAATCATATTTGAACTGGTCAAATCACCATGCATTAACCTGTTTTTATGTAGTTTACCTATCAATTCTCCAATTTGAACTGATAATTTCATTCTCTCTTCATCAGTCATCCTTTCAAAAACTTCTTTTAATCTGACTCCTTCGATGAATTCCATTATAATTGTGCAATCTAAATCATCAATCGATAATACTATTGGTGTAGAAACTCCATATTTTCTAGCCAAGTATAGATTTTCTGCTTCATGATATGTTCTGTATTTTCTAATTCTATCATCTAAATCTGATACTCTATAACTTTTCGGCACTCTTTGTTTAATTACTACTTTTTTCCCATGCCAATGTGCTAAGTAAAGATTTGCCTCAGCACCTTTTCTGATTAAATTCTTAGAATTCCCTACAATCTCTTCCATTCTATTTCATCCAAACGCCACTTTGGTATTACATAACTTTTGTCTATATCAATTCTGATTCCTTGTTTAAATGCTAAATAACCGGTCCAAGCTATTTGAGCTCCAGAATCACCACTGTATCTAGGATCTACCACATGAAATTTTGAATTATGATCTTCGGCAATAATTCTAAGCATTTCCTGCAGACGTTGATTTGCTGCAACTCCTCCAGTTAAGAGAAGCTCTTTTTTTTCTGTGTGTGCTAGACTTCTCTCAACAGTCTCAGCAAGCATCGAAAAAGAGACTTCTTGCAGTGAATAGCATAGATCCTCCATTCTATTCCCCTTTATGAATTTCCTCAATGAAGCTGAAAGAAGACCAGAGTATGTAACATCGTTACCTTTAACAGTATATGGCAATTCTACTAACTTTTTTCCATGGGATGCTTTTTGTTCAACTGATACACCTGAGGGGGGGGATAAACCGATTTCCCTTGCAAACATATCCAATAGATTTCCTATTGTTATGTCCTCAGTTTCACCAAAAATTCTCCATCTAAATCCTGCATAAGCAGTTATTAGTGTATGTCCTCCCGAGACTAGAACAACAAGAGGGTCTTGTGAACCGGTTGTCAAAAATGCTATTTCGATGTGGCCTATTGCATGATTTACTGGTACTAAAGGTTTATTCAAAAAGCTAGCAAGAGCACGTGCAATAGTTGCACCAATCCTTAGAGAAGGACCAAGTCCTGGCCCAGCTGAAAATGCTATGGCAGTTAGATCCTTTGGCTTTAGGTTGGCTTCTTTAAATGCTTTCCATATAACCTGAGGAGATTTTTCACAATGGTGTTGAGTTGCATCACGTGGATGAATTCCTTTTCCAGTGGGGGGGGTATAGGTGTCCTTTTCATTTGAAAGTATTTTACCATAATTTGAGACTATACTAGCTCCAAAAGTATGAGCTGTTGATTCAATACCTAAAAAGAAATCAGGATTATTCATTGAATGCATTCCTAAGCTTCCAAATTGCGAAATAGCAGTTTTAGCGCGCGCGCTAGCAGTTTTAGTAATTCATAGGTAACTAATGAGTGTAATCGTTTTCCAAGATTAAAGGTCCTATTTTGACAACTCAATGATTATTCCCATTTTAGCTCCTGCTTTTTAATCAAGCCGAAAATTGTAACAATTATGCCAATTACTATGGCAGGATAACCTAACAATTTGAGACTTTCATTCTCTCTTACTTCTTCGATATATTCAACATAATTTATTTCTACAGAAAATATCACTTCTTTTTTATAAAGTTCAGAAAATGAATTATCGAATATGAAATAATAAGCACTATATTTTTCGCTTTCAAAAGATAGATTAAAATCTCCAGTTCTCTCCTTCTCTATAATAAATTCCACTTCTTCTCCCCTCTTCCATTCTTGGAATCCCTCTCCATCTATTATGTAAAAATTAATATCACCAGGTTCTCCAGTTGCTGGGATTCTTATTGAAGCTACGCTTTTTACTGTAACATTCTCTGCAAGATTCGCATTATATATTTCAGAATCACCAACAACAAAAGACAAGTCGTCAAAAATCATTTTAGACTCGGGCTTAGGCACACTCACAGTGTATGTAAACGAACCGAATAACAATATAAGAATACCTAAAATAAGTAAAGAAAATCCTCCTAATGTGGTTGTGAACCTCAAATAAATCACACTCTTAGATAAAATATTTAACTGATAACTTTTCTCTTGAATCAACCAACTATATATTATTTAATGTCGATGAAATTTTTTCATCTTAAGCTATTAAACTAGCATTTAATAG
It includes:
- a CDS encoding aconitase X catalytic domain-containing protein; the protein is MQLDSKEVEMLEGKYGKAAKKSMEIITTLGEIYGANRLVDVSSVQVAGVSYANLGEAGLEFLNEMAEDGKTKVLTTLNPAGMDLENWRDLGIDSKFAKNQKRVIEAFEKMGIISTCTCTPYFIGNLPHFGEHVAWSESSAVCYANSVLGARTNREGGPSALAAALTGKTAEYGLHLDENRQAELTIVVEAQISKTFRFGALGKVIGDGAEGKIVYIRGIPKASVEELKSFCASVATYGGIPMFHMEGITPECKSTPIPEEAITIRESDIDTVIEELTDDSEVDFISIGCPHCSISEIAKIAEFLKDKKVKKELWITTARPIKEIADRMGYSKVIEASGAKFACDTCCVVAPIKGRFKTLCTDSAKGCYYARGKNKFNTKLNSIEECLEAALN
- a CDS encoding DUF126 domain-containing protein is translated as MKLKGRTIFKGKARGEAIITSQSISFYGGVDPETGVVTEKGHEIEGKSIAGKIFVFPIGKGSTVGSYTIYRLKKSGKAPAAIINKSCDPIVAVGCIISEIACIDQIEIEKIPVGALLEVDAENATIDVKDPNIS
- a CDS encoding hydroxymethylglutaryl-CoA reductase, degradative, with product MQKTSKISGFYNLSPEKRLDVIKDLVKLTDEEINLLKKTGALNIEQANRMIENVIGTMPVTLGIATNFLINKKDYLIPMAIEEPSVVAAASNLAKMARSKGGFFTSSTEPIMIGQIQVVDVPDPFGSRMEVLSVKQRILEKANEQDPILVSKGGGAKDLRAKVLNTIAGPMVIVEILVDCRDAMGANAVNTMAEAVAPIIEEVTKGRVYLRIISNLATERLARAKAVFSKEALGGEEVIEGILNAHAFALADPYRCATHNKGIMNGITAVVLATGNDTRAVESGAHAYAARTGNYIPLTSWEKNGDGNLVGTIEVPVAVGLVGGAAAVHPIAKIAIKILGIKTAPELGEVIAAVGLAQNLAALRALAAEGIQSGHMKLHARNIAHMAGAKGKQADKIAERMVKEKKIRIDFAEELLKERN
- a CDS encoding UbiD family decarboxylase, translated to MGFREHINKLSDEGKLVKVEKEISKRLEISGLLKEMEPTPVIFEKVRESIFRVVGNLFCNKDSIGNYLGVSTNDLIPTMTNAIENCNEPERVKDPPCQEEEMKVDLDLLPMMFHCERDGGNYISSAVVIARDPDFGQNMDFHRAMQFEKNKMSVRIVKGRHFHKFLEKNDELEVAFCIGNSPNILVAAATSVDIGVDELWIANALEELKVTKAKSIDLYVPAECEFILEGKVYLDEKHEEGPFVDLTETYDVVRMEPVFEVKKITHRKGAIWQALLPGALEHKVLMGMPREPTIFKMVNKAGVKCLDVNVNPGGCCWLHAIVKIDKRNEGDGKQAIEAAFKGHKSCKHVFIVDKDIDIYDPLNVEWALATRFQGDVDLIIKDKEPGSSLDPSAEPGTKMTTKMGFDSTAPLKVLKGKNFEKADYPKVEVTKYVHR
- a CDS encoding geranylgeranylglyceryl/heptaprenylglyceryl phosphate synthase, with translation MPQWVENYLMKRIREKGTLHFTLIDPDETDDEAAIEISECAEKAGSSGVLVGGSTVASVQDLDSIVKRIKDSINIPVILFPNGITGISRYADAIFFSSLLNSNNPYYITGAQALGAPLVRKFGLESISLGYIIVGDGGAAGFVGQANPIPYNKPELASIYALAAQYIGMRFVYLEAGSGASLPVPEDMIVKVKKLVNIPIIVGGGIKSTKEAKIAVKAGADIIVTGSIVENVSLDNLKKIISSINELKLKR
- the fni gene encoding type 2 isopentenyl-diphosphate Delta-isomerase yields the protein MIDPTEKRKESHLEIALKKEVECEKLTGFEDVHLLHNSLPDVSLEEIDLSTKITNHKLSAPMLIESMTGGTEKARKVNSNLAMVAEELNIAIGVGSQRAAIENPKLIDTFKIVRQKAPTAFIFANIGAPQLIKGYGIEKIQEAIEMIDANALFIHLNPLQEVIQFEGDTDFRGLSSKIGTICDSLKIPVFVKETGAGISMEVAKILEKTGVTGINVAGYGGTNWAYVEYCRAMEKKDKLRKRLGKIFMDWGIPTAVSVFEVSKSTKLTIIASGGIRNGLHIAKSLALGANLAGMALPLLRSASKGVNSLKNSLLYTIEELRTAMFLTGVKKIEKMRKVPVVITGTTGEWLTHRGFDLKSFSKVK